The Terriglobus roseus region TCTGGTTTGACCGGACGACCCGCCTCGTACTTTCTGAGGGTTGCGGGACTGATGCTCGCCGCGCTGGCGACGGCCTCTATCGTCAAGCTCTGAGATTTTCTTAAGGCTTGTAATTTCCTGCCAAAAGTCTCCATTGCCGACTCCTTGACGCGACTATAGCAGCTAACATTTTTGTCTATTTTTAGACTTTTGGACTTTTTTCACAGTCTTTACATTTTTCTCTTGCACTCGACATTATGGCATGTGTCTACTACGAACTACCGGCCCAGTATTCAAGGGATCAACAGTCATTCCTTCAACCGGAGGTCTGTAATGTCGATTTACTTTTCCGCTGTGTTGCTGCTCATCCGTGCCACGCTGCAGTTCAACGCGGCACTCCACTTCCACACTCTGGCGTATCTGCTTACCGATCAAGAACTTGCGGCATGCACATATGCGACTGCTTTCGTCATCATGTCCATTGTCAATGCACTGGCCCGCAAGAATCTGCTGAAAATCTCGCGGCGCAATCGCATTACGTTGACGGTGGCATTTTTCGTTATGGTTGGTGCTGCGGACATCCTCTTTGCATTTGAGGTCTCGTCCGCGGTTGCAAAGCACGCAATGGCAGTTGGAATCTATCTCCACCACCTGCAGGGAACCTGCTTTGTCGCTACGTTGCTGTTGCTCGTTCTGTTCGAGATCGTTTCCGAAGCGCTCGAGACCGAATAAAGAGATGGCTTAAATTTGCGAACCGCTTTCAAAACCTAACGCTGGGTAGGCTTCTTTCCTTGCGATTGCGAACTTTGGCCAATCAATTCAATACCAGAAAGCTGGCGCGGAGAGTTCGTGTGATGGAAGATTCATCGTCGACCACCAGCACGCGTCGCCGCGCCGCCATTGTTTCGGTAGGCATGATTTCTCCTCGCGCACGGGGATATGTCTTCACCAGTTGCTGTGGCCAGCATTCCCTAGTACGCGTCCGTTCTGGTGATCAGAAGAAAAGCCGCCCCTATATCTGAACCCAGCGCCCATAAGAGTAGAGATCGCTTGTGATCTAACCAAATTGCGTAGAAGTCGGTATTGTGTCCGGGGCCGCGGCAACCAGGTGATTGAAGACATCAATGTGGTGGATGGCGTACGTGCGAATGGTGTGAACAACTGGAACATCAATATTTCGAAGTCAATGCCAATCAGAGACCGATTGACGTTTTGAAATGCGTCTCGAGGCGCTTTTGAAGAACGAGCTATATACACGTGCTGTCTCATGGTTCTCGGGCATGCGATGTAGCCTGTAACTGGCGATGACTTCAGCCACCGTGTCTCCGTTTCGTGGGAGTGGCGCGGAAAGAGCTCATTCCGTGAACCCGATGATTGGATCTTCGCCAGCCCAGTGGAGCTAGCCGGAAACCGTACTCCTATCATGCCGTTTGGCGAGATGGTACGTGCAGTAAAAGAAGCTGGCATCGGTCACGTCAGCACTCACTCCATGCGCCATACTTTTCGCTCATGGCTCGACGCAGTTTGGGCTGAGCCTTCTGCACAGCAAAAGATGATGCGTCATGCGGACATTCGGACGACGATGAACATTTACGGCGACGTGGTCACCCCGGAGGAAAGCTACGCAGCAAAAGCCGTCTCGAGAATGGCTTTTCAACAAACGTAGCGCTACCGTAGCGCACGGATCTAATCGGGTTCGTCTTAAGGAGTTATGGCTCCGCAGGTAGGACTCGAACCTACAACCCTTCGGTTAACAGCCGAATGCTCTGCCATTGAGCTACTGCGGATCAGGATGAACGAGGTGCCGGAGGGCGGGCTCCGGCTCAACTCGCATTCCCTTTATAACAAACAAGAGCGCTGAGGTCAAAGGACTCAACTCCCTCTTTCAGCCTGTTTAGGGATACAACACGACAGCGATGTTGTAAGTGGCAAAACTGGATTTGGTTTTCATGTCGCATGCGCCAACTGCTGCGCTGGAAAATCCACCTTGGGCAATGCGGCTGGTCAACTGCGGCGGTAAGTGGTTCAGATTCGTAGAGGTAAAGCGCATCACGAATGCCGGCCTATCTCCCGCGTATCCGGAAGATTGCCTGCATGTGGCGCGCGCGGCTTCACTGGGCGCCACGCTAGAGGCTCCTGCAGCGGATACAAGCTGGGCCACCTGTGTCTCCTGCTGAAGATAGGAGAGCGGCTGCACGTCGCGTGCGAAGTCTTCCACGCCCCACATCTGTCGTCCGGAGACAACCACGGAAATTCCGATGGAGTTCACCTCCGGATCAAGGATGTTGTCTCGATGACGTGGCGAGTTCATCAGCGCCGTATGCATCTCCAGAATTGAGCTGCTGGTAGCCACGTTTTCCGCAACGCGCGAGAACCGCGATCCGGAAGCAGCAGCGCGCTCTGCCAGTCCTGGCTCACCCTGAAACTGGTGAGAGATCGCCTGTGCAGACCGCATGCGCAACGCATGATCCTGCGCTGCATGAGTCAGGGTTGGATTCCATGTAACTGCCTGCAGACCTGCAGCAGCGCGTTCTTCATTGATAGCCTGAAACAAATACTGTTCTGCAACTGTGTGTTGTGCCGTAGCCACACGGCACAACATCACGAACATCCACAACAGAACGGTTCTAACCCGCCAGCTCACCTCGAACAGCCTCCCACGTACGTCGAATCCCCTCTTCCAGTTCGACGCGGTGCTTCCATCCAAGGCTGTGAATCAGTGAAACATCCATCAGCTTGCGCGGTGTGCCGTCTGGCTTCGAGGGGTCGAAGCGCAACACTCCCTTGAACCCCAAAACGCGCGCAACAGTTTCGGCCAGTTCGCGAATTGTCACGTCCTCGCCAGTGCCAATGTTGATTAACGGCGGTGTGTCTTCGCGCAGCAGCTTTGCATATTCATCCGCAGGCAGGTTCAACAGATACACGCATGCCTCTGCCAGATCGTCAGAATACAGCAGCTCGCGCTTCGGCGTACCGCTACCCCACACTTCCACCGCTTCCGAGCCGTCTTTGATGGCCTGCGCCGTCTTGCGAATCAACGCTGGCAGCACATGCGAATTCTTCAAATCGAAGTTGTCATTCGGCCCATAGAGATTGGTCGGCATAGCGGCTAAATACTTCGTGCCAAACTGCCGGTTGTATGACCAACACATCTCAATTCCCGCGATCTTCGCAAGCGCATACGCACGGTTTGTCGGTTCCAACGGTCCCGTCAACAGGCAGCTTTCGGGCATGGGCTGCGGCGCCATCTTTGGATAAATGCAACTCGATCCCAGGAACAACAGCCGATCGACGCCGGTTGCATAGCAGGCTTCAATCACGCTGTTCTGAATCTTCAGATTGTCGTGAATGAAGTCGGCGGGATAGGTGTTGTTGGCCAGAATGCCACCCACCTTCGCCGCCGCCAGAACCACAAACTTCGGCTTCGTCTCCTGAAAGAAGCTCAGAACGGTATCAGCATCCTGCAGGTCCAGTTCTGCACGTGATCGCGTCAGCACTTGCGTGTAGCCAAGTCGCTCCAGCTCGCGCACAATCGCTGAACCCACCAGACCATGATGCCCTGCAACAAAGATGGGTGCATCCTTCGGCATGTAGGCCATGACTAGGTCTCCCGCACGTTGAAGGGCTTGTAGCCGTGTTCTATCACCAGCGCATCGCGCTTCGCAGCCGAGTAGTCGGCTTCGATCATCTCGCGCACCAACTCATCGAAAGTTGTACGAGGCTCCCATCCCAGTTCACGCTTTGCTTTCGACGGATCACCGAGAAGCGTCTCCACTTCCGTAGGACGGAAGTAGCGCGGATCAACAGCGACAATCGTCTTGCCTGTAGCCTTATCGACAGCCTTCTCATCCACGCCGTTGCCAGACCATTCCAGGTCCATCTCCAGCAACTCAGCGCAACGTTTCACGAAGTCGCGCACGCTGTATTGCACGCCCGTAGCGATCACGAAGTCCTGCGGCTTCTTTTGCTGCAGCATGAGCCACTGCATCTCGATGTAGTCGCGTGCATGTCCCCAGTCGCGCTTAGCGTCCATGTTGCCTAGAAACAGCGTGTCCTGCAGGCCAGCCTTGATACGCGCCATGCCGCGTGTAATCTTGCGCGTTACAAATGTCTCACCACGCATGGGCGACTCATGATTGAACAAGATGCCGTTGCACGCATAGATGCCATAGGCTTCGCGATAATTCACTACGATCCAGTAGCCATACATCTTGGCCACCGCATACGGCGAACGCGGATAAAACGGCGTGGTTTCCTTTTGCGGAATCTCCTGTACCAGGCCGTAGAGTTCGCTGGTGCTGGCTTGATAAAACTTGGTTTTCTTTTCAAGTCCGAGGATTCGGATGGCTTCCAACAGACGCAACACACCAAGCGCGTCTGAATTTGCCGTGTACTCCGGCTCCTCAAACGAAACCGCAACATGTGACTGCGCCGCCAGGTTATAAATCTCGTCGGGTTGCACCTTTTGCACAATGTGGATCAGCGACGACGAATCCGTCATGTCGCCGTAGTGCAGGATGAAGTTGCGATGCTGCTGGTGCGGATCTTCGTAGATGTGATCGATACGTGCCGTATTGAAAAGTGACGTGCGACGCTTGATGCCGTGCACTTCGTA contains the following coding sequences:
- a CDS encoding CAP domain-containing protein; this encodes MSWRVRTVLLWMFVMLCRVATAQHTVAEQYLFQAINEERAAAGLQAVTWNPTLTHAAQDHALRMRSAQAISHQFQGEPGLAERAAASGSRFSRVAENVATSSSILEMHTALMNSPRHRDNILDPEVNSIGISVVVSGRQMWGVEDFARDVQPLSYLQQETQVAQLVSAAGASSVAPSEAARATCRQSSGYAGDRPAFVMRFTSTNLNHLPPQLTSRIAQGGFSSAAVGACDMKTKSSFATYNIAVVLYP
- a CDS encoding GDP-L-fucose synthase family protein; the encoded protein is MPKDAPIFVAGHHGLVGSAIVRELERLGYTQVLTRSRAELDLQDADTVLSFFQETKPKFVVLAAAKVGGILANNTYPADFIHDNLKIQNSVIEACYATGVDRLLFLGSSCIYPKMAPQPMPESCLLTGPLEPTNRAYALAKIAGIEMCWSYNRQFGTKYLAAMPTNLYGPNDNFDLKNSHVLPALIRKTAQAIKDGSEAVEVWGSGTPKRELLYSDDLAEACVYLLNLPADEYAKLLREDTPPLINIGTGEDVTIRELAETVARVLGFKGVLRFDPSKPDGTPRKLMDVSLIHSLGWKHRVELEEGIRRTWEAVRGELAG
- the gmd gene encoding GDP-mannose 4,6-dehydratase yields the protein MKKALITGVTGQDGAYLAEFLLKKGYEVHGIKRRTSLFNTARIDHIYEDPHQQHRNFILHYGDMTDSSSLIHIVQKVQPDEIYNLAAQSHVAVSFEEPEYTANSDALGVLRLLEAIRILGLEKKTKFYQASTSELYGLVQEIPQKETTPFYPRSPYAVAKMYGYWIVVNYREAYGIYACNGILFNHESPMRGETFVTRKITRGMARIKAGLQDTLFLGNMDAKRDWGHARDYIEMQWLMLQQKKPQDFVIATGVQYSVRDFVKRCAELLEMDLEWSGNGVDEKAVDKATGKTIVAVDPRYFRPTEVETLLGDPSKAKRELGWEPRTTFDELVREMIEADYSAAKRDALVIEHGYKPFNVRET